A stretch of the Hippocampus zosterae strain Florida chromosome 18, ASM2543408v3, whole genome shotgun sequence genome encodes the following:
- the wdr91 gene encoding WD repeat-containing protein 91 isoform X2, translated as MGSAVQRTDEHVREYLLYRGFTNTLKNLDSEIKADKDKGFRVDKIIDQLLQFIHGFDLSGLKDYWLYLDRRLFCRLEDVYRSTVNKLRASLYRYYVINTIQRGNLEKTQEFFQKQAIELQGQAEWRDWFILPFIPAPEQNPAFAPYFSRQWSDTFLVSLHNFLSVLFQCMPQPVLLSFDAEVQKTTSLTEENEQLRQQVFALQTESRDQKAGDEAVHHKLPLYVQNMDRLGDTELDLVSSQRAVSVVTTPSRNFFSTFLPQGRRTPGGKAQQGTSVSSPSQAAVGRKDQPTSQVTMSNTLEAVGAILQSSKAKDAVQVKEAKAACSQVATGESSQSQPANQPTHLRHKKIQVHEKERKELFSKASPQFQEKKGEVAEAEPPNETSVEAPDSSPSYGRSGGGGAEEGVGLAAEQPFIKLSQEEYGEHHSSIMHCRVDCSGRRVASLDVDGVIKVWSFNPIMQTKATIMSKSPLLSLEWATKPDRLLLLGSGVGTVRLYDTEAKKNLYEMNIDETHPRILSLACSPSGSSFVCSAAAVHRSGPAEPAHRLPTQLSGQLLLWDTKTVKQQLQFSLEPEPVAINCTAFNHNGNLLVTGAADGVIRLFDMQQYESAMSWRAHDGEVYSVEFSYDENTVFSVGEDGKFIQWNIHRCGVKQSEQVLPQDATGPFVLSGYSGYKQVQVPRGRLFTFDSEGQHLLTCSSSGGIIYKLTNGDPALESLLSLGGHKAPVVTVDWWSALDCGTCLTASMDGKIKLSTLLAQKS; from the exons ATGGGTTCCGCGGTGCAGAGAACAGATGAACATGTGCGGGAATATCTGCTCTATCGTGGCTTCACCAACACTCTGAAAAACTTGGACAGTGAAATAAAAGCTGACAAGGACAAAGGGTTCAGG GTGGACAAGATCATTGATCAGCTGCTGCAGTTCATCCACGGCTTTGACCTGTCTGGCCTGAAAGACTACTGGCTCTACTTGGACCGCCGCCTTTTCTGCAGACTGGAGGATGTTTACCGATCCACTGTCAACAAACTAAGAGCTAGCCTGTACAGATACTACGTTATCAACACCATCCAG AGAGGAAACCTGGAGAAGACTCAGGAGTTTTTCCAGAAGCAGGCTATCGAGCTGCAGGGTCAAGCCGAGTGGCGAGACTGGTTCATCTTGCCGTTTATTCCTGcacctgaacagaacccggcgTTTGCTCCGTATTTCTCCCGCCAGTGGTCCGACACCTTCCTGGTTTCCCTGCACAACTTCCTTTCGGTGCTCTTCCAGTGTATGC CCCAACCAGTGTTGCTGAGTTTTGATGCTGAAGTCCAGAAGACAACAAGCCTCACTGAGGAGAATGAGCAGCTTCGTCAGCAG GTCTTTGCCTTGCAAACGGAGAGTCGAGACCAGAAGGCCGGAGACGAGGCGGTCCATCACAAGCTGCCGTTGTATGTTCAGAACATGGACCGGCTGGGAGATACTGAGCT CGACTTAGTGTCAAGCCAGCGGGCTGTCAGTGTTGTCACCACACCATCCAGGAACTTCTTCTCAACATTCCTACCGCAAGGTCGCCGCACCCCTGGAGGGAAAGCGCAACAGGGAACTTCGGTATCCTCGCCGAGCCAGGCGGCCGTCGGCAGAAAGGACCAACCGACGAGTCAGGTGACAATGTCAAATACTTTGGAGGCCGTTGGCGCCATTTTACAG TCTTCAAAGGCCAAGGATGCGGTCCAAGTCAAAGAAGCGAAAGCCGCCTGCAGTCAAGTAGCAACCGGTGAAAGTTCTCAATCCCAACCCGCCAACCAGCCAACGCATTTACGACACAAGAAAATTCAAGTTCACgagaaggagcggaaggagctTTTCTCAAAAGCGTCGCCGCAG TTCCAAGAGAAAAAGGGGGAGGTGGCGGAGGCGGAGCCTCCAAACGAGACCTCAGTCGAAGCTCCCGACTCTTCCCCTTCGTACGGCAGGAGCGGAGGAGGGGGCGCAGAAGAAGGCGTGGGGCTCGCCGCAGAACAGCCATTTATCAAACTCAGCCAGGAGGAATATGGAGAACATCATTCCTCCATCATGCATTGCAG GGTCGATTGCTCCGGTCGCAGAGTGGCCAGTTTAGACGTGGACGGTGTCATTAAG GTGTGGTCCTTCAATCCGATCATGCAGACCAAAGCAACCATCATGTCCAAGTCTCCTCTGCTGTCCCTCGAGTGGGCCACCAAGCCCGACCGATTG cTGTTACTCGGCAGCGGCGTTGGCACGGTCCGCCTGTACGATACGGAAGCCAAGAAGAATCTGTATGAGATGAACATTGATGAAACGCATCCGCG catCTTGTCATTGGCCTGCAGCCCCAGCGGTTCGTCCTTTGTCTGTTCAGCTGCGGCCGTCCACAGAAGCGGACCGGCCGAGCCTGCTCATCGTCTCCCCACGCAGCTGTCCGGGCAGTTGTTGCTTTGGGACACCAAGACGGTCAAACAGCAG CTCCAGTTCTCTTTGgaacccgaaccggtcgccaTTAACTGCACGGCCTTCAACCACAATGGAAATTTGTTGGTCACCGGTGCCGCAGACGGAGTCATCAGACTCTTCG ACATGCAGCAGTACGAGAGCGCCATGAGTTGGAGGGCACACGACGGCGAGGTTTACAGTGTGGAATTCAGCTACGACGAAAACACCGTCTTTAGCGTCGGAGAAGATGGCAAG TTCATCCAGTGGAACATCCACCGGTGTGGCGTCAAGCAGTCGGAGCAGGTTTTACCTCAAGATGCCACTGGGCCCTTCGTCCTCTCCGGGTACAGCGGATATAAGCAG gtcCAGGTTCCCCGAGGTCGCCTCTTCACCTTTGATTCAGAAGGACAACATTTGCTGACCTGTTCGAGCTCTGGCGGGATCATTTACAAA CTGACGAATGGAGATCCTGCGCTGGAGAGTTTGCTGTCCCTGGGTGGGCACAAAGCACCGGTGGTGACCGTCGACTGGTGGTCGGCGTTGGACTGCGGTACCTGCCTCACGGCCTCGATGGACGGAAAGATAAAACTGAGCACGCTCCTTGCACAGAAGTCCTGA
- the wdr91 gene encoding WD repeat-containing protein 91 isoform X4, with product MGSAVQRTDEHVREYLLYRGFTNTLKNLDSEIKADKDKGFRVDKIIDQLLQFIHGFDLSGLKDYWLYLDRRLFCRLEDVYRSTVNKLRASLYRYYVINTIQRGNLEKTQEFFQKQAIELQGQAEWRDWFILPFIPAPEQNPAFAPYFSRQWSDTFLVSLHNFLSVLFQCMPQPVLLSFDAEVQKTTSLTEENEQLRQQVFALQTESRDQKAGDEAVHHKLPLYVQNMDRLGDTELDLVSSQRAVSVVTTPSRNFFSTFLPQGRRTPGGKAQQGTSVSSPSQAAVGRKDQPTSQSSKAKDAVQVKEAKAACSQVATGESSQSQPANQPTHLRHKKIQVHEKERKELFSKASPQFQEKKGEVAEAEPPNETSVEAPDSSPSYGRSGGGGAEEGVGLAAEQPFIKLSQEEYGEHHSSIMHCRVDCSGRRVASLDVDGVIKVWSFNPIMQTKATIMSKSPLLSLEWATKPDRLLLLGSGVGTVRLYDTEAKKNLYEMNIDETHPRILSLACSPSGSSFVCSAAAVHRSGPAEPAHRLPTQLSGQLLLWDTKTVKQQLQFSLEPEPVAINCTAFNHNGNLLVTGAADGVIRLFDMQQYESAMSWRAHDGEVYSVEFSYDENTVFSVGEDGKFIQWNIHRCGVKQSEQVLPQDATGPFVLSGYSGYKQVQVPRGRLFTFDSEGQHLLTCSSSGGIIYKLTNGDPALESLLSLGGHKAPVVTVDWWSALDCGTCLTASMDGKIKLSTLLAQKS from the exons ATGGGTTCCGCGGTGCAGAGAACAGATGAACATGTGCGGGAATATCTGCTCTATCGTGGCTTCACCAACACTCTGAAAAACTTGGACAGTGAAATAAAAGCTGACAAGGACAAAGGGTTCAGG GTGGACAAGATCATTGATCAGCTGCTGCAGTTCATCCACGGCTTTGACCTGTCTGGCCTGAAAGACTACTGGCTCTACTTGGACCGCCGCCTTTTCTGCAGACTGGAGGATGTTTACCGATCCACTGTCAACAAACTAAGAGCTAGCCTGTACAGATACTACGTTATCAACACCATCCAG AGAGGAAACCTGGAGAAGACTCAGGAGTTTTTCCAGAAGCAGGCTATCGAGCTGCAGGGTCAAGCCGAGTGGCGAGACTGGTTCATCTTGCCGTTTATTCCTGcacctgaacagaacccggcgTTTGCTCCGTATTTCTCCCGCCAGTGGTCCGACACCTTCCTGGTTTCCCTGCACAACTTCCTTTCGGTGCTCTTCCAGTGTATGC CCCAACCAGTGTTGCTGAGTTTTGATGCTGAAGTCCAGAAGACAACAAGCCTCACTGAGGAGAATGAGCAGCTTCGTCAGCAG GTCTTTGCCTTGCAAACGGAGAGTCGAGACCAGAAGGCCGGAGACGAGGCGGTCCATCACAAGCTGCCGTTGTATGTTCAGAACATGGACCGGCTGGGAGATACTGAGCT CGACTTAGTGTCAAGCCAGCGGGCTGTCAGTGTTGTCACCACACCATCCAGGAACTTCTTCTCAACATTCCTACCGCAAGGTCGCCGCACCCCTGGAGGGAAAGCGCAACAGGGAACTTCGGTATCCTCGCCGAGCCAGGCGGCCGTCGGCAGAAAGGACCAACCGACGAGTCAG TCTTCAAAGGCCAAGGATGCGGTCCAAGTCAAAGAAGCGAAAGCCGCCTGCAGTCAAGTAGCAACCGGTGAAAGTTCTCAATCCCAACCCGCCAACCAGCCAACGCATTTACGACACAAGAAAATTCAAGTTCACgagaaggagcggaaggagctTTTCTCAAAAGCGTCGCCGCAG TTCCAAGAGAAAAAGGGGGAGGTGGCGGAGGCGGAGCCTCCAAACGAGACCTCAGTCGAAGCTCCCGACTCTTCCCCTTCGTACGGCAGGAGCGGAGGAGGGGGCGCAGAAGAAGGCGTGGGGCTCGCCGCAGAACAGCCATTTATCAAACTCAGCCAGGAGGAATATGGAGAACATCATTCCTCCATCATGCATTGCAG GGTCGATTGCTCCGGTCGCAGAGTGGCCAGTTTAGACGTGGACGGTGTCATTAAG GTGTGGTCCTTCAATCCGATCATGCAGACCAAAGCAACCATCATGTCCAAGTCTCCTCTGCTGTCCCTCGAGTGGGCCACCAAGCCCGACCGATTG cTGTTACTCGGCAGCGGCGTTGGCACGGTCCGCCTGTACGATACGGAAGCCAAGAAGAATCTGTATGAGATGAACATTGATGAAACGCATCCGCG catCTTGTCATTGGCCTGCAGCCCCAGCGGTTCGTCCTTTGTCTGTTCAGCTGCGGCCGTCCACAGAAGCGGACCGGCCGAGCCTGCTCATCGTCTCCCCACGCAGCTGTCCGGGCAGTTGTTGCTTTGGGACACCAAGACGGTCAAACAGCAG CTCCAGTTCTCTTTGgaacccgaaccggtcgccaTTAACTGCACGGCCTTCAACCACAATGGAAATTTGTTGGTCACCGGTGCCGCAGACGGAGTCATCAGACTCTTCG ACATGCAGCAGTACGAGAGCGCCATGAGTTGGAGGGCACACGACGGCGAGGTTTACAGTGTGGAATTCAGCTACGACGAAAACACCGTCTTTAGCGTCGGAGAAGATGGCAAG TTCATCCAGTGGAACATCCACCGGTGTGGCGTCAAGCAGTCGGAGCAGGTTTTACCTCAAGATGCCACTGGGCCCTTCGTCCTCTCCGGGTACAGCGGATATAAGCAG gtcCAGGTTCCCCGAGGTCGCCTCTTCACCTTTGATTCAGAAGGACAACATTTGCTGACCTGTTCGAGCTCTGGCGGGATCATTTACAAA CTGACGAATGGAGATCCTGCGCTGGAGAGTTTGCTGTCCCTGGGTGGGCACAAAGCACCGGTGGTGACCGTCGACTGGTGGTCGGCGTTGGACTGCGGTACCTGCCTCACGGCCTCGATGGACGGAAAGATAAAACTGAGCACGCTCCTTGCACAGAAGTCCTGA
- the wdr91 gene encoding WD repeat-containing protein 91 isoform X3, producing the protein MGSAVQRTDEHVREYLLYRGFTNTLKNLDSEIKADKDKGFRVDKIIDQLLQFIHGFDLSGLKDYWLYLDRRLFCRLEDVYRSTVNKLRASLYRYYVINTIQRGNLEKTQEFFQKQAIELQGQAEWRDWFILPFIPAPEQNPAFAPYFSRQWSDTFLVSLHNFLSVLFQCMPQPVLLSFDAEVQKTTSLTEENEQLRQQVFALQTESRDQKAGDEAVHHKLPLYVQNMDRLGDTELDLVSSQRAVSVVTTPSRNFFSTFLPQGRRTPGGKAQQGTSVSSPSQAAVGRKDQPTSQSSKAKDAVQVKEAKAACSQVATGESSQSQPANQPTHLRHKKIQVHEKERKELFSKASPQTNHLNVSLQFQEKKGEVAEAEPPNETSVEAPDSSPSYGRSGGGGAEEGVGLAAEQPFIKLSQEEYGEHHSSIMHCRVDCSGRRVASLDVDGVIKVWSFNPIMQTKATIMSKSPLLSLEWATKPDRLLLLGSGVGTVRLYDTEAKKNLYEMNIDETHPRILSLACSPSGSSFVCSAAAVHRSGPAEPAHRLPTQLSGQLLLWDTKTVKQQLQFSLEPEPVAINCTAFNHNGNLLVTGAADGVIRLFDMQQYESAMSWRAHDGEVYSVEFSYDENTVFSVGEDGKFIQWNIHRCGVKQSEQVLPQDATGPFVLSGYSGYKQVQVPRGRLFTFDSEGQHLLTCSSSGGIIYKLTNGDPALESLLSLGGHKAPVVTVDWWSALDCGTCLTASMDGKIKLSTLLAQKS; encoded by the exons ATGGGTTCCGCGGTGCAGAGAACAGATGAACATGTGCGGGAATATCTGCTCTATCGTGGCTTCACCAACACTCTGAAAAACTTGGACAGTGAAATAAAAGCTGACAAGGACAAAGGGTTCAGG GTGGACAAGATCATTGATCAGCTGCTGCAGTTCATCCACGGCTTTGACCTGTCTGGCCTGAAAGACTACTGGCTCTACTTGGACCGCCGCCTTTTCTGCAGACTGGAGGATGTTTACCGATCCACTGTCAACAAACTAAGAGCTAGCCTGTACAGATACTACGTTATCAACACCATCCAG AGAGGAAACCTGGAGAAGACTCAGGAGTTTTTCCAGAAGCAGGCTATCGAGCTGCAGGGTCAAGCCGAGTGGCGAGACTGGTTCATCTTGCCGTTTATTCCTGcacctgaacagaacccggcgTTTGCTCCGTATTTCTCCCGCCAGTGGTCCGACACCTTCCTGGTTTCCCTGCACAACTTCCTTTCGGTGCTCTTCCAGTGTATGC CCCAACCAGTGTTGCTGAGTTTTGATGCTGAAGTCCAGAAGACAACAAGCCTCACTGAGGAGAATGAGCAGCTTCGTCAGCAG GTCTTTGCCTTGCAAACGGAGAGTCGAGACCAGAAGGCCGGAGACGAGGCGGTCCATCACAAGCTGCCGTTGTATGTTCAGAACATGGACCGGCTGGGAGATACTGAGCT CGACTTAGTGTCAAGCCAGCGGGCTGTCAGTGTTGTCACCACACCATCCAGGAACTTCTTCTCAACATTCCTACCGCAAGGTCGCCGCACCCCTGGAGGGAAAGCGCAACAGGGAACTTCGGTATCCTCGCCGAGCCAGGCGGCCGTCGGCAGAAAGGACCAACCGACGAGTCAG TCTTCAAAGGCCAAGGATGCGGTCCAAGTCAAAGAAGCGAAAGCCGCCTGCAGTCAAGTAGCAACCGGTGAAAGTTCTCAATCCCAACCCGCCAACCAGCCAACGCATTTACGACACAAGAAAATTCAAGTTCACgagaaggagcggaaggagctTTTCTCAAAAGCGTCGCCGCAG ACCAaccatttgaatgtttctcttCAGTTCCAAGAGAAAAAGGGGGAGGTGGCGGAGGCGGAGCCTCCAAACGAGACCTCAGTCGAAGCTCCCGACTCTTCCCCTTCGTACGGCAGGAGCGGAGGAGGGGGCGCAGAAGAAGGCGTGGGGCTCGCCGCAGAACAGCCATTTATCAAACTCAGCCAGGAGGAATATGGAGAACATCATTCCTCCATCATGCATTGCAG GGTCGATTGCTCCGGTCGCAGAGTGGCCAGTTTAGACGTGGACGGTGTCATTAAG GTGTGGTCCTTCAATCCGATCATGCAGACCAAAGCAACCATCATGTCCAAGTCTCCTCTGCTGTCCCTCGAGTGGGCCACCAAGCCCGACCGATTG cTGTTACTCGGCAGCGGCGTTGGCACGGTCCGCCTGTACGATACGGAAGCCAAGAAGAATCTGTATGAGATGAACATTGATGAAACGCATCCGCG catCTTGTCATTGGCCTGCAGCCCCAGCGGTTCGTCCTTTGTCTGTTCAGCTGCGGCCGTCCACAGAAGCGGACCGGCCGAGCCTGCTCATCGTCTCCCCACGCAGCTGTCCGGGCAGTTGTTGCTTTGGGACACCAAGACGGTCAAACAGCAG CTCCAGTTCTCTTTGgaacccgaaccggtcgccaTTAACTGCACGGCCTTCAACCACAATGGAAATTTGTTGGTCACCGGTGCCGCAGACGGAGTCATCAGACTCTTCG ACATGCAGCAGTACGAGAGCGCCATGAGTTGGAGGGCACACGACGGCGAGGTTTACAGTGTGGAATTCAGCTACGACGAAAACACCGTCTTTAGCGTCGGAGAAGATGGCAAG TTCATCCAGTGGAACATCCACCGGTGTGGCGTCAAGCAGTCGGAGCAGGTTTTACCTCAAGATGCCACTGGGCCCTTCGTCCTCTCCGGGTACAGCGGATATAAGCAG gtcCAGGTTCCCCGAGGTCGCCTCTTCACCTTTGATTCAGAAGGACAACATTTGCTGACCTGTTCGAGCTCTGGCGGGATCATTTACAAA CTGACGAATGGAGATCCTGCGCTGGAGAGTTTGCTGTCCCTGGGTGGGCACAAAGCACCGGTGGTGACCGTCGACTGGTGGTCGGCGTTGGACTGCGGTACCTGCCTCACGGCCTCGATGGACGGAAAGATAAAACTGAGCACGCTCCTTGCACAGAAGTCCTGA
- the wdr91 gene encoding WD repeat-containing protein 91 isoform X1, translating to MGSAVQRTDEHVREYLLYRGFTNTLKNLDSEIKADKDKGFRVDKIIDQLLQFIHGFDLSGLKDYWLYLDRRLFCRLEDVYRSTVNKLRASLYRYYVINTIQRGNLEKTQEFFQKQAIELQGQAEWRDWFILPFIPAPEQNPAFAPYFSRQWSDTFLVSLHNFLSVLFQCMPQPVLLSFDAEVQKTTSLTEENEQLRQQVFALQTESRDQKAGDEAVHHKLPLYVQNMDRLGDTELDLVSSQRAVSVVTTPSRNFFSTFLPQGRRTPGGKAQQGTSVSSPSQAAVGRKDQPTSQVTMSNTLEAVGAILQSSKAKDAVQVKEAKAACSQVATGESSQSQPANQPTHLRHKKIQVHEKERKELFSKASPQTNHLNVSLQFQEKKGEVAEAEPPNETSVEAPDSSPSYGRSGGGGAEEGVGLAAEQPFIKLSQEEYGEHHSSIMHCRVDCSGRRVASLDVDGVIKVWSFNPIMQTKATIMSKSPLLSLEWATKPDRLLLLGSGVGTVRLYDTEAKKNLYEMNIDETHPRILSLACSPSGSSFVCSAAAVHRSGPAEPAHRLPTQLSGQLLLWDTKTVKQQLQFSLEPEPVAINCTAFNHNGNLLVTGAADGVIRLFDMQQYESAMSWRAHDGEVYSVEFSYDENTVFSVGEDGKFIQWNIHRCGVKQSEQVLPQDATGPFVLSGYSGYKQVQVPRGRLFTFDSEGQHLLTCSSSGGIIYKLTNGDPALESLLSLGGHKAPVVTVDWWSALDCGTCLTASMDGKIKLSTLLAQKS from the exons ATGGGTTCCGCGGTGCAGAGAACAGATGAACATGTGCGGGAATATCTGCTCTATCGTGGCTTCACCAACACTCTGAAAAACTTGGACAGTGAAATAAAAGCTGACAAGGACAAAGGGTTCAGG GTGGACAAGATCATTGATCAGCTGCTGCAGTTCATCCACGGCTTTGACCTGTCTGGCCTGAAAGACTACTGGCTCTACTTGGACCGCCGCCTTTTCTGCAGACTGGAGGATGTTTACCGATCCACTGTCAACAAACTAAGAGCTAGCCTGTACAGATACTACGTTATCAACACCATCCAG AGAGGAAACCTGGAGAAGACTCAGGAGTTTTTCCAGAAGCAGGCTATCGAGCTGCAGGGTCAAGCCGAGTGGCGAGACTGGTTCATCTTGCCGTTTATTCCTGcacctgaacagaacccggcgTTTGCTCCGTATTTCTCCCGCCAGTGGTCCGACACCTTCCTGGTTTCCCTGCACAACTTCCTTTCGGTGCTCTTCCAGTGTATGC CCCAACCAGTGTTGCTGAGTTTTGATGCTGAAGTCCAGAAGACAACAAGCCTCACTGAGGAGAATGAGCAGCTTCGTCAGCAG GTCTTTGCCTTGCAAACGGAGAGTCGAGACCAGAAGGCCGGAGACGAGGCGGTCCATCACAAGCTGCCGTTGTATGTTCAGAACATGGACCGGCTGGGAGATACTGAGCT CGACTTAGTGTCAAGCCAGCGGGCTGTCAGTGTTGTCACCACACCATCCAGGAACTTCTTCTCAACATTCCTACCGCAAGGTCGCCGCACCCCTGGAGGGAAAGCGCAACAGGGAACTTCGGTATCCTCGCCGAGCCAGGCGGCCGTCGGCAGAAAGGACCAACCGACGAGTCAGGTGACAATGTCAAATACTTTGGAGGCCGTTGGCGCCATTTTACAG TCTTCAAAGGCCAAGGATGCGGTCCAAGTCAAAGAAGCGAAAGCCGCCTGCAGTCAAGTAGCAACCGGTGAAAGTTCTCAATCCCAACCCGCCAACCAGCCAACGCATTTACGACACAAGAAAATTCAAGTTCACgagaaggagcggaaggagctTTTCTCAAAAGCGTCGCCGCAG ACCAaccatttgaatgtttctcttCAGTTCCAAGAGAAAAAGGGGGAGGTGGCGGAGGCGGAGCCTCCAAACGAGACCTCAGTCGAAGCTCCCGACTCTTCCCCTTCGTACGGCAGGAGCGGAGGAGGGGGCGCAGAAGAAGGCGTGGGGCTCGCCGCAGAACAGCCATTTATCAAACTCAGCCAGGAGGAATATGGAGAACATCATTCCTCCATCATGCATTGCAG GGTCGATTGCTCCGGTCGCAGAGTGGCCAGTTTAGACGTGGACGGTGTCATTAAG GTGTGGTCCTTCAATCCGATCATGCAGACCAAAGCAACCATCATGTCCAAGTCTCCTCTGCTGTCCCTCGAGTGGGCCACCAAGCCCGACCGATTG cTGTTACTCGGCAGCGGCGTTGGCACGGTCCGCCTGTACGATACGGAAGCCAAGAAGAATCTGTATGAGATGAACATTGATGAAACGCATCCGCG catCTTGTCATTGGCCTGCAGCCCCAGCGGTTCGTCCTTTGTCTGTTCAGCTGCGGCCGTCCACAGAAGCGGACCGGCCGAGCCTGCTCATCGTCTCCCCACGCAGCTGTCCGGGCAGTTGTTGCTTTGGGACACCAAGACGGTCAAACAGCAG CTCCAGTTCTCTTTGgaacccgaaccggtcgccaTTAACTGCACGGCCTTCAACCACAATGGAAATTTGTTGGTCACCGGTGCCGCAGACGGAGTCATCAGACTCTTCG ACATGCAGCAGTACGAGAGCGCCATGAGTTGGAGGGCACACGACGGCGAGGTTTACAGTGTGGAATTCAGCTACGACGAAAACACCGTCTTTAGCGTCGGAGAAGATGGCAAG TTCATCCAGTGGAACATCCACCGGTGTGGCGTCAAGCAGTCGGAGCAGGTTTTACCTCAAGATGCCACTGGGCCCTTCGTCCTCTCCGGGTACAGCGGATATAAGCAG gtcCAGGTTCCCCGAGGTCGCCTCTTCACCTTTGATTCAGAAGGACAACATTTGCTGACCTGTTCGAGCTCTGGCGGGATCATTTACAAA CTGACGAATGGAGATCCTGCGCTGGAGAGTTTGCTGTCCCTGGGTGGGCACAAAGCACCGGTGGTGACCGTCGACTGGTGGTCGGCGTTGGACTGCGGTACCTGCCTCACGGCCTCGATGGACGGAAAGATAAAACTGAGCACGCTCCTTGCACAGAAGTCCTGA